The following proteins are encoded in a genomic region of Rhinolophus ferrumequinum isolate MPI-CBG mRhiFer1 chromosome 17, mRhiFer1_v1.p, whole genome shotgun sequence:
- the LSMEM2 gene encoding leucine-rich single-pass membrane protein 2 isoform X3, protein MAPMLSPKNRASLAPNHMQEVRLHRVESISDLHSGGSLHPYLAEEAQPWDELLGILPPSLCAQPGCSPLHSRGGFLLLLALLVFTCLALAILAVYLSGMEAQEASGNQGQGSGTRRPFCTVGRSNCRDRGSEVWGGGSRPLTLG, encoded by the exons ATGGCACCAATGCTGAGCCCGAAGAACAGGGCATCACTGGCTCCCAACCACATGCAGGAGGTGCGCCTGCACCGAGTGGAGTCCATCAGCGACCTACACAGCGGAG GCTCACTGCACCCCTACCTAGCCGAGGAGGCTCAGCCATGGGATGAGCTGCTGGGCATCCTGCCACCGTCGCTGTGCGCCCAGCCTGGCTGCAGCCCTTTGCACAGCCGAGGGGGCTTCCTGCTGCTGCTCGCACTGCTGGTGTTCACCTGCCTGGCACTCGCCATCCTGGCTGTCTACCTGAGCGGTATGGAGGCGCAAGAAGCCAGTGGGAACCAAGGGCAAGGAAGTGGGACCAGGAGGCCTTTCTGTACGGTTGGGAGGAGCAACTGCAGAGACCGAGGCAGCgaagtgtggggtgggggttctCGGCCCCTGACGCTGGGCTGA
- the LSMEM2 gene encoding leucine-rich single-pass membrane protein 2 isoform X1: MPEETQEDTMAPMLSPKNRASLAPNHMQEVRLHRVESISDLHSGGSLHPYLAEEAQPWDELLGILPPSLCAQPGCSPLHSRGGFLLLLALLVFTCLALAILAVYLSGMEAQEASGNQGQGSGTRRPFCTVGRSNCRDRGSEVWGGGSRPLTLG; this comes from the exons ATGCCTGAGGAGACCCAAGAAG ACACCATGGCACCAATGCTGAGCCCGAAGAACAGGGCATCACTGGCTCCCAACCACATGCAGGAGGTGCGCCTGCACCGAGTGGAGTCCATCAGCGACCTACACAGCGGAG GCTCACTGCACCCCTACCTAGCCGAGGAGGCTCAGCCATGGGATGAGCTGCTGGGCATCCTGCCACCGTCGCTGTGCGCCCAGCCTGGCTGCAGCCCTTTGCACAGCCGAGGGGGCTTCCTGCTGCTGCTCGCACTGCTGGTGTTCACCTGCCTGGCACTCGCCATCCTGGCTGTCTACCTGAGCGGTATGGAGGCGCAAGAAGCCAGTGGGAACCAAGGGCAAGGAAGTGGGACCAGGAGGCCTTTCTGTACGGTTGGGAGGAGCAACTGCAGAGACCGAGGCAGCgaagtgtggggtgggggttctCGGCCCCTGACGCTGGGCTGA
- the SEMA3B gene encoding semaphorin-3B, translating into MGQAEAAAMIPGLVLLWTAVLGGASPSPPRLRLSFQELQARHGLRTFRLAKTCCYEALLVDEERGRLFVGAENHVASLSLDNISKRAKKLAWPAPVEWREECNWAGKDIGTECMNFVKVLHAYNRTHLLACGTGAFHPTCAFVEVGHRLEEPVLRLDLQKLEDGKGKSPYDPRHQAASVLVGEELYSGVAADLMGRDFTIFRSLGPRPSLRTEPHDSRWLNEPKFVKVFWIPESENPDDDKIYFFFRELAVEAAPALGRLSVSRVGQICRNDVGGQRSLVNKWTTFLKARLVCSVPGVAGDTHFDQLQDVFLLSSRDRWTPLLYAIFSTSSGIFQGSAVCVYSMNDVRRAFLGPFAHKEGPMHQWVSYQGRVPYPRPGMCPSKTFGTFSSTKDFPDDVIQFARNHPLMYNSVLPVGGHPLFLQVGAGYTFTQITADRVAAADGHYDVLFIGTDAGTVLKVISVPKSSRPNAEGLLLEELQVFEDSAAVTSMQISSKRHQLYVASRSAVAQIPLQRCAAHGRACAECCLARDPYCAWDGAACTRFQPSGKRRFRRQDIKNGDPRTLCSGDSSHPALLERKVLGVEGGSAFLECEPRSLQAHVEWTFHRAGETAGVPVPAEERTERTTRGLLLRGLRRGDSGAYLCTAVEQGFSQPLRRLVLHVLSAAQAERLARTEEAAPVVPPGPKLWYRDFLQLVEPGGGGASSLRMCRPQPAPRAQLPESQRKGRNRRTHAPEPRAERGPRSAAHW; encoded by the exons ATGGGGCAGGCGGAGGCTGCCGCCATGATCCCAGGCCTGGTCCTGCTCTGGACAGCAGTGCTGGGGggtgcctcccccagccccccacgcCTTCGGCTCTCCTTCCAAG AGCTCCAGGCACGGCATGGTCTCCGGACCTTCAGGCTGGCAAAGACCTGCTGTTATGAAGCTTTGCTAGTGGATGAGGAGCGTGGACGCCTGTTTGTGGGTGCTGAGAACCACGTGGCCTCCCTCAGCCTGGACAACATCAGCAAGCGGGCCAAGAAG CTGGCCTGGCCGGCCCCTGTGGAATGGCGAGAGGAGTGCAACTGGGCGGGAAAGGACATTGGT ACTGAGTGCATGAACTTCGTGAAGGTGCTGCATGCCTACAACCGCACCCACCTGCTGGCCTGTGGCACAGGGGCCTTCCACCCAACCTGTGCATTTGTGGAGGTGGGCCACCGGCTAGAG gagcCCGTGCTCCGGCTGGACCTTCAAAAGCTAGAGGATGGCAAGGGCAAGAGTCCTTATGACCCCAGGCATCAAGCAGCCTCCGTGCTGGTGG GGGAAGAGCTATACTCGGGGGTGGCTGCAGACCTCATGGGCCGGGACTTCACCATCTTCCGCAGCCTGGGCCCGCGTCCGAGTCTCCGAACAGAACCACATGATTCCCGCTGGCTCAACG AGCCCAAGTTCGTCAAGGTCTTTTGGATTCCTGAGAGTGAGAACCCAGATGATGACAAGATCTACTTCTTCTTCCGTGAGTTGGCAGTGGAGGCTGCCCCGGCACTGGGACGCCTGTCCGTGTCCCGTGTTGGCCAGATCTGCCGG AATGATGTGGGTGGGCAGCGCAGCCTGGTCAACAAGTGGACCACTTTCCTGAAGGCGCGGCTGGTGTGCTCCGTGCCAGGCGTGGCGGGCGACACGCACTTCGACCAGCTCC AGGATGTGTTCCTGCTGTCCTCCAGGGACCGCTGGACCCCACTGCTCTACGCTATCTTCTCCACTTCCAG TGGCATCTTCCAGGGCTCCGCAGTGTGCGTGTACAGCATGAATGATGTGCGCCGGGCCTTCCTTGGACCCTTTGCACACAAGGAGGGGCCCATGCACCAGTGGGTGTCCTACCAGGGTCGTGTCCCCTACCCCCGGCCGGGCATG TGTCCCAGCAAGACCTTTGGCACCTTCAGTTCCACCAAGGATTTTCCTGATGATGTCATCCAGTTTGCCCGGAACCACCCCCTCATGTACAATTCAGTTCTGCCTGTGGGGGGGCACCCTCTCTTCCTACAAGTGGGTGCCGGGTACACCTTCACCCAGATCACTGCAGACCGCGTAGCAGCAGCTGACGGACACTACGACGTCCTCTTCATTGGCACAG ATGCTGGCACCGTGCTGAAGGTGATCTCCGTCCCCAAGAGCAGCCGGCCTAATGCTGAGGGGCTGCTCCTGGAGGAGCTGCAGGTGTTTGAG GACTCTGCTGCTGTCACCAGCATGCAAATCTCTTCCAAGAGG CACCAGCTGTACGTAGCCTCACGGAGCGCAGTGGCCCAGATCCCGTTGCAACGCTGCGCTGCCCACGGCCGCGCCTGCGCCGAATGTTGCCTGGCGCGTGACCCCTACTGCGCTTGGGACGGGGCCGCGTGCACACGCTTCCAGCCCAGTGGCAAGAG GCGATTCCGGAGGCAAGACATAAAGAACGGCGACCCCAGAACGCTGTGCTCTGGGG ACTCGTCACATCCCGCATTGCTGGAGCGGAAGGTGTTAGGTGTGGAGGGCGGCAGCGCCTTCCTGGAGTGTGAGCCTCGCTCGCTGCAGGCGCATGTGGAGTGGACCTTCCATCGCGCAGGGGAGACGGCCGGCGTCCCG GTGCCGGCGGAGGAGCGCACCGAGCGCACTACGCGGGGGCTGCTGTTGCGCGGCCTGCGACGCGGGGACTCAGGCGCGTACCTGTGTACAGCAGTGGAGCAGGGCTTTTCGCAGCCGCTGCGTCGCCTGGTGCTGCACGTACTGAGTGCTGCGCAGGCAGAAAGGCTGGCCCGGACCGAGGAGGCTGCGCCCGTAGTGCCCCCGGGCCCCAAGCTCTGGTACCGGGACTTCCTACAGCTGGTGGAGCCGGGTGGCGGTGGCGCAAGCTCCCTGCGAATGTGTCGACCGCAGCCCGCCCCGCGCGCACAGCTTCCTGAGTCGCAGAGAAAGGGTCGCAACCGGCGGACACACGCCCCAGAGCCGCGCGCTGAGCGGGGGCCACGTAGCGCAGCGCACTGGTGA
- the LSMEM2 gene encoding leucine-rich single-pass membrane protein 2 isoform X2: MPEETQEDTMAPMLSPKNRASLAPNHMQEVRLHRVESISDLHSGGSLHPYLAEEAQPWDELLGILPPSLCAQPGCSPLHSRGGFLLLLALLVFTCLALAILAVYLSVLQSESLRMLAHTLRTQEEMLLKLRLASLSQLRRLNSSEARAPS, from the exons ATGCCTGAGGAGACCCAAGAAG ACACCATGGCACCAATGCTGAGCCCGAAGAACAGGGCATCACTGGCTCCCAACCACATGCAGGAGGTGCGCCTGCACCGAGTGGAGTCCATCAGCGACCTACACAGCGGAG GCTCACTGCACCCCTACCTAGCCGAGGAGGCTCAGCCATGGGATGAGCTGCTGGGCATCCTGCCACCGTCGCTGTGCGCCCAGCCTGGCTGCAGCCCTTTGCACAGCCGAGGGGGCTTCCTGCTGCTGCTCGCACTGCTGGTGTTCACCTGCCTGGCACTCGCCATCCTGGCTGTCTACCTGAGCG TGCTGCAGAGTGAATCCCTACGCATGCTGGCACACACACTACGCACGCAGGAGGAGATGCTACTCAAACTCCGGCTGGCCAGCCTCAGCCAGTTGCGGAGGCTCAACTCCAGTGAGGCCCGAGCACCCAGTTGA